One window of Streptomyces sp. NBC_00273 genomic DNA carries:
- the pheS gene encoding phenylalanine--tRNA ligase subunit alpha: MSAPNKSYDPVEVEALKPEEIERMRDEALAAFASAGDLDALREAKTAHMGDRSPLALANREIGALPPQAKAEAGKRVGQARGAVNKAFGARTVALEAERDERVLVEEAVDVTLPYDRVPAGARHPLTTLMDRIADIFVAMGYEVAEGPEVEAEWFNFDALNFTPDHPARQMQDTFFVQGPEGTQGDESGVVLRTHTSPVQARSLLERKPPVYIVCPGRVYRTDELDATHTPVFHQVELLAVDEGLTMADLKGTMDHMVQELFGEGTTTRLRPHFFPFTEPSAEMDMQCYVCRGESVGNPDRPCRTCSSEGWIELGGCGMVNPKVLVACGVDPEKYSGFAFGFGIERMLMFRHNVEDMRDMVEGDVRFTRPFGSEI; encoded by the coding sequence ATGTCGGCACCGAACAAGTCGTACGACCCTGTCGAGGTCGAGGCACTGAAACCGGAAGAGATCGAGCGCATGCGGGACGAGGCGCTCGCCGCCTTCGCGTCCGCCGGCGACCTCGACGCGCTGCGCGAGGCGAAGACCGCGCACATGGGCGACCGCTCGCCCCTGGCGCTCGCCAACCGCGAGATCGGCGCGCTGCCCCCGCAGGCCAAGGCCGAGGCGGGCAAGCGCGTGGGCCAGGCCCGCGGCGCAGTGAACAAGGCCTTCGGGGCCCGCACGGTCGCGCTCGAGGCGGAGCGCGACGAGCGGGTGCTGGTCGAGGAGGCCGTGGACGTCACGCTGCCCTACGACCGCGTCCCCGCCGGCGCCCGGCACCCCCTGACCACGCTGATGGACCGCATTGCGGACATCTTCGTGGCCATGGGGTACGAGGTCGCCGAGGGGCCGGAGGTGGAGGCCGAGTGGTTCAACTTCGACGCCCTCAACTTCACGCCCGACCACCCGGCGCGCCAGATGCAGGACACCTTCTTCGTCCAGGGGCCCGAGGGCACCCAGGGCGACGAGTCCGGCGTCGTGCTGCGCACCCACACCTCCCCGGTGCAGGCGCGCTCGCTGCTGGAGCGCAAGCCCCCCGTCTACATCGTCTGCCCGGGCCGGGTGTACCGCACCGACGAGCTCGACGCGACGCACACCCCGGTCTTCCACCAGGTCGAGCTGCTCGCCGTGGACGAGGGCCTGACCATGGCGGACCTCAAGGGCACCATGGACCACATGGTCCAGGAGCTGTTCGGCGAGGGCACCACCACGCGCCTGCGCCCGCACTTCTTCCCCTTCACCGAGCCGTCCGCCGAGATGGACATGCAGTGCTACGTGTGCCGCGGCGAGTCGGTGGGCAACCCCGACCGTCCGTGCCGCACTTGCTCCAGCGAGGGCTGGATCGAGCTCGGCGGCTGCGGCATGGTCAACCCCAAGGTGCTCGTCGCCTGCGGTGTGGACCCCGAGAAGTACAGCGGATTCGCCTTCGGGTTCGGCATCGAACGGATGCTGATGTTCCGCCACAACGTCGAAGACATGCGAGACATGGTCGAGGGTGACGTTCGTTTCACTCGGCCGTTCGGGAGTGAGATCTGA